One window of the Epinephelus moara isolate mb chromosome 24, YSFRI_EMoa_1.0, whole genome shotgun sequence genome contains the following:
- the nudt2 gene encoding bis(5'-nucleosyl)-tetraphosphatase [asymmetrical]: MALRACGFIIFRRLASCIPPPDNIEYLLLQTSYGEHHWTPPKGHVDPGEDDLTTALRETKEEAGLGAEQLRVIDGFLRELRYEVRGRPKEVLYWLAELRDPGTAVTLSDEHQDYRWARLEEACTLAQYKDLQDTLRAAHRHLEAQQDKQ; the protein is encoded by the exons ATGGCGCTGCGTGCTTGTGGCTTCATAATATTTCGCCGTCTAGCCAGCTGCATCCCTCCACCAGACAACATTGAGTACCTCCTCTTGCAGACCTCTTATGGGGAGCACCACTGGACCCCACCCAAAG GTCATGTGGATCCAGGTGAGGATGACCTCACCACAGCTCTGAGAGAAACCAAAGAGGAGGCCGGACTGGGGGCAGAGCAACTGCGGGTGATTGATGGCTTTTTGCGGGAGCTGCGCTACGAGGTGCGAGGTAGACCCAAAGAAGTGCTGTACTGGCTGGCCGAGCTGAGGGACCCAGGGACAGCTGTGACTTTGTCGGACGAGCACCAGGACTACCGCTGGGCCCGGCTGGAGGAAGCCTGCACTCTGGCACAATACAAAGACCTGCAGGACACACTGAGAGCAGCACACAGACACCTGGAGGCTCAGCAAGACAAACAGTGA
- the ube2r2 gene encoding ubiquitin-conjugating enzyme E2 R2 encodes MAHQATPSSQKALMMELKSLQEQPVEGFRITLVEESDLYNWEVAIFGPPNTLYEGGYFKAHIKFPVDYPYSPPTFRFLTKMWHPNIYENGDVCISILHPPVDDPQSGELPSERWNPTQNVRTILLSVISLLNEPNTFSPANVDASVMFRKWRDSKGKDKEYAEIIRKQVMSTAAEAERDGVKVPTTLAEYCVQTRVPSQDSSSDLLYDDLYDDDMEEEDEEEDESEMESVGEAGGFSTAEDGGTSTRRYDNQDDSGNEDS; translated from the exons ATGGCCCACCAGGCGACCCCTAGTTCCCAGAAGGCcctgatgatggagctgaagtctcTGCAGGAGCAGCCGGTGGAGGGTTTCCGCATCACTCTGGTGGAGGAGTCTGACCTCTACAACTGGGAAGTGGCCATCTTCGGGCCCCCAAACACCCTGTATGAGGGAGGCTACTTTAAG GCTCACATCAAGTTCCCAGTGGACTATCCGTACTCTCCACCGACCTTCCGCTTCCTCACCAAGATGTGGCACCCCAACATCTACGAG AACGGAGATGTGTGCATCTCCATCCTGCACCCTCCTGTCGATGACCCTCAGAGTGGGGAGCTGCCCTCTGAAAGGTGGAACCCCACCCAGAACGTCAG GACAATCCTGCTCAGTGTGATCTCTCTGCTCAATGAGCCCAACACCTTCTCCCCGGCTAACGTGGATGCGTCTGTCATGTTTCGCAAGTGGAGGGACAGCAAAGGCAAGGACAAGGAGTATGCAGAGATTATCAG GAAGCAGGTGATGTCAACAGCGGCGGAGGCTGAGCGTGATGGCGTCAAGGTGCCGACCACGTTGGCGGAGTACTGCGTCCAGACCAGGGTTCCCTCCCAGGACAGCAGTTCAGACCTTCTCTATGACGACCTCTATGATGAcgacatggaggaggaggatgaggaggaagacgagAGTGAGATGGAGTCCGTAGGAGAAGCCGGGggattcagcaccgcggaggaCGGCGGGACGTCCACCAGACGTTACGACAACCAGGACGACTCTGGCAATGAGGACTCATGA
- the ubap1 gene encoding ubiquitin-associated protein 1, giving the protein MAARKSGSDAYNNGPISYLDDVPFKINDKFRCPAKVGLPVGFCLPDCGSLLVDSQYDFSLERRSVRWGVELAEARAAEARAEEAAAKQEAESRECLAQAQDIDGGRGKKPGSAAEDQDLLPPALNPVLAGLSHNAILTPLPAPSLGPRKTQPSTPQPHSLNLADFEREEDPFDKLELKTLDDKEELRSILQSQPQPQPPPSVSPPEVSQIGSRGNSPSPPSTNTSITAKPGFTHKPNGLVALLDMDRVGQPGRTGFDADDRPCNIRSLTFPKLSDSGDPEPVRYSPVPTAVPAPRQNLPNGSPPTIPKTQVIVAPEPTSHTKSGAPKPVNPGSGTSGLPCGGALLSMTPSERQCVETLVGMGYSYEGVLRAMQRQGQNVEQVLDYLFVHGRLCERGFDASAVEECLEMYQCSEEKALQFLELMSRFGEMGFQRDAIKEVLLVHNNDQDKALEDLMARAAAS; this is encoded by the exons ATGGCTGCGAGGAAGTCTGGATCAGATGCATACAACAATG GACCCATCAGCTACCTTGATGACGTTCCCTTCAAGATCAATGACAAATTCCGCTGCCCAGCCAAAGTGGGGCTGCCTGTTGGTTTCTGTCTCCCAGACTGTGGCTCTTTGCTAGTGGACTCACAG TATGACTTTTCTCTGGAGAGGCGTAGTGTGCGATGGGGAGTTGAACTGGCTGAGGCGAGAGCAGCAGAAGCGAGAGCAGAAGAGGCAGCGGCCAAGCAGGAGGCAGAGAGCAGGGAGTGCTTGGCACAGGCCCAAGACATTGATGGTGGTAGAGGAAAGAAACCTGGGTCTGCTGCAGAGGACCAGGACCTTCTACCACCTGCGCTGAACCCCGTCCTGGCGGGGCTGAGCCATAATGCCATCCTCACTCCACTGCCTGCCCCAAGCCTTGGGCCAAGGAAAACCCAGCCTAGCACTCCCCAGCCGCACAGCCTCAACCTAGCTGACTTTGAGCGGGAAGAGGACCCCTTTGACAAGCTGGAGCTCAAAACTTTGGACGATAAGGAGGAGCTTAGGAGCATCCTCCAGAGCCAGCCACAACCTCAACCTCCTCCCTCTGTATCCCCACCAGAGGTTTCCCAGATAGGGTCACGTGGGAACAGCCCATCTCCTCCCAGCACCAACACCAGCATCACAGCTAAACCTGGCTTTACTCATAAACCCAATGGGTTGGTTGCCTTGCTGGACATGGACAGAGTTGGGCAGCCTGGGAGAACGGGGTTTGACGCAGATGATCGACCCTGTAACATCCGCTCTCTCACTTTTCCCAAGCTCTCTGACTCTGGTGATCCAGAGCCAGTAAGGTACAGCCCAGTCCCTACAGCTGTCCCCGCTCCCCGACAGAACCTACCCAACGGCAGCCCACCGACCATCCCCAAGACCCAAGTTATTGTTGCTCCTGAGCCAACCAGCCACACCAAGAGTGGTGCACCAAAACCG GTCAACCCAGGGTCGGGAACTTCTGGTCTGCCGTGTGGGGGCGCCCTGCTCAGCATGACTCCCAGTGAGCGTCAGTGTGTGGAAACCCTTGTGGGCATGGGTTACTCTTACGAGGGTGTCCTACGGGCCATGCAGAGACAAGGGCAGAACGTGGAGCAG GTACTGGACTACCTGTTTGTCCATGGGCGTCTGTGTGAGCGGGGCTTTGATGCAAGTGCAGTGGAGGAGTGTTTAGAGATGTACCAATGCTCAGAGGAAAAG GCGTTGCAGTTTCTTGAACTAATGTCAAGATTTGGTGAAATGGGATTTCAGCGGGACGCCATCAAAGAGGTGCTGCTGGTCCACAACAATGATCAGGACAAAGCTCTAGAGGACCTGATGGCTCGGGCCGCAGCCAGCTGA